One stretch of Tenacibaculum sp. MAR_2010_89 DNA includes these proteins:
- the asnB gene encoding asparagine synthase B: protein MCGIVCAFDLKDKSEVLRPQLLEMAKKIRHRGPDWSGIYSDNKTIMTHERLAIVDPTSGQQPLFSKDKRFVLAANGEIYNHKEIKKELKESHEFLTQSDCEVILALYKEKGEHFLDDLNGIFGFAVYDTATDEYLIARDHMGIIPLYMGWDKKGTFYVASELKALESYCNKIEVFPPGHYYTREGGLQRWYSRDWLEYEAVKDNQTSIDEIRDSLEAAIHRQLMSDVPYGVLLSGGLDSSITSAVAKKYASKRIESGDKDEAWYPQLHSFSIGLEGSPDLAAAKEVSEHIGTIHHEVTFTVQEGLDAIRDVIYNLETYDITTIRASTPMYLLARVIKSMGIKMVLSGEGADEIFGGYLYFHKAPSAEEFHKETVRKLDKLYQYDCLRANKSLMAWGIEGRVPFLDKEFMDVAMRINPEDKMINGERMEKWVLRKAFESYLPESVAWRQKEQFSDGVGYNWIDSLKEVVDAAVTETMMDNASHRFPMQTPRAKEEYYYRSIFEEHFSSETAALTVPSVPSIACSTPTALAWDASFQNVNEPSGRAIKAVHEDAY, encoded by the coding sequence ATGTGTGGAATTGTATGTGCCTTTGATTTAAAAGATAAATCAGAAGTTTTAAGACCTCAGTTATTAGAAATGGCTAAAAAAATTAGGCATCGTGGCCCAGATTGGAGTGGTATTTATAGTGATAATAAAACTATTATGACCCATGAACGTTTAGCTATTGTTGATCCAACATCTGGACAACAACCTTTATTTAGTAAAGATAAAAGATTTGTTTTAGCTGCCAATGGTGAAATATACAACCACAAAGAAATAAAGAAGGAACTAAAAGAGAGTCATGAGTTTTTAACACAATCTGACTGTGAAGTAATTCTTGCATTATATAAAGAAAAAGGTGAACACTTTTTAGATGATTTAAATGGAATTTTTGGTTTTGCCGTATATGATACTGCTACAGATGAATATTTAATAGCTAGAGATCATATGGGAATCATTCCTTTATATATGGGGTGGGATAAAAAGGGAACTTTTTATGTCGCTTCTGAATTAAAAGCCCTTGAAAGCTATTGTAATAAAATAGAAGTTTTTCCTCCAGGACACTATTATACAAGAGAAGGTGGTTTACAACGCTGGTACTCTCGTGATTGGCTAGAATATGAAGCTGTTAAAGATAACCAAACAAGTATTGACGAAATTCGAGACTCTTTAGAAGCTGCTATTCATAGACAATTAATGAGCGACGTACCTTATGGTGTATTACTTTCAGGTGGTTTAGACTCATCAATAACCTCTGCTGTTGCAAAAAAATACGCCTCTAAACGTATAGAATCTGGTGATAAAGATGAAGCTTGGTACCCTCAATTGCATTCTTTTTCTATTGGTTTAGAAGGATCTCCTGACTTAGCCGCTGCTAAAGAGGTTTCTGAACATATTGGTACAATTCATCATGAAGTAACTTTTACTGTTCAAGAAGGACTAGACGCTATTCGTGATGTTATTTACAACTTAGAAACTTACGATATTACAACAATTCGAGCTTCAACTCCTATGTATTTACTTGCCCGTGTAATAAAATCGATGGGAATTAAAATGGTGTTATCTGGCGAAGGTGCCGATGAAATTTTTGGCGGGTACTTATATTTTCATAAAGCTCCTAGTGCTGAAGAATTCCATAAAGAAACAGTTCGTAAGCTAGATAAGCTATATCAGTACGACTGCTTAAGAGCCAACAAAAGTTTAATGGCTTGGGGTATTGAAGGTCGTGTTCCTTTTTTAGATAAAGAATTTATGGATGTTGCCATGCGTATAAACCCTGAAGACAAAATGATTAATGGAGAACGAATGGAAAAATGGGTTTTACGAAAAGCTTTTGAAAGTTATTTACCTGAAAGTGTTGCTTGGAGACAAAAAGAACAATTTTCTGACGGAGTTGGATATAACTGGATTGACAGTTTAAAAGAAGTTGTTGATGCAGCTGTTACTGAAACAATGATGGACAATGCTTCTCATAGGTTTCCTATGCAAACTCCAAGAGCTAAAGAAGAATATTATTACCGTTCTATTTTTGAAGAACATTTTTCTAGTGAAACTGCTGCTTTAACTGTACCATCTGTACCTTCTATTGCTTGTAGCACGCCTACTGCATTAGCTTGGGATGCAAGTTTTCAAAACGTAAATGAACCTAGTGGAAGAGCCATTAAAGCAGTGCATGAAGATGCTTATTAA
- a CDS encoding anthranilate synthase component I family protein, which produces MKQTEYTTISKKQLADTVTPVGLYLRLRDKYSNTLLLESSDYHSKEESYSFICVEPLITMKANKNKFSVSLKGKEVSSEPIDGNFNNLFNQFTETINLKCDDTIKSFNGLYGYTTYDSVQYFETIKLNVKDAPSAIPMMQYSFYKFIIAINHFNDEMILIENVKESETSRIQEIETIIKSQAFNTQDFKIDGEETSNCTNEDFKEYVRKAKAHCKRGDVFQLVLSRQFQQKFKGDEFNVYRALRSINPSPYLFYFDYGSFKLMGSSPEAQIKINEGKAIINPIAGTFRRTGDMAEDIKLGKKLSEDKKETAEHVMLVDLARNDLSKHADNVKVDVFKEVQYFSHVIHLVSTVQGKIKGNPIKIVGDTFPAGTLSGAPKYKAMQLIDTYENQSRGFYGGAVGIIGLNGSVNLAIAIRSFVSKQNVLYFQAGAGIVIHSNEENELQEVNNKLAALKKALLLAEEI; this is translated from the coding sequence ATGAAACAAACAGAATATACTACTATATCTAAAAAACAATTAGCAGATACGGTTACACCAGTAGGACTGTATTTAAGATTAAGAGATAAATACTCAAATACATTGTTATTAGAAAGTTCTGATTATCATAGTAAAGAAGAAAGTTATTCTTTTATATGTGTGGAGCCTTTAATTACTATGAAAGCTAATAAAAATAAGTTTTCTGTTTCTTTAAAGGGAAAAGAAGTAAGTAGCGAACCCATTGACGGAAATTTTAATAATTTATTTAATCAGTTTACAGAAACGATTAACTTAAAATGTGATGATACTATAAAATCATTTAATGGATTATATGGGTATACTACTTATGATAGTGTTCAGTATTTTGAAACAATTAAATTAAATGTAAAAGACGCTCCTTCTGCAATTCCAATGATGCAGTATAGTTTCTATAAATTTATTATAGCAATCAATCATTTTAATGATGAAATGATATTAATTGAGAATGTAAAAGAAAGTGAGACGTCAAGAATACAAGAAATAGAAACGATAATAAAATCTCAAGCATTTAATACTCAGGATTTTAAGATAGATGGTGAAGAAACTTCAAACTGTACCAATGAAGATTTTAAAGAGTATGTAAGAAAAGCAAAAGCACATTGTAAAAGAGGAGATGTTTTTCAATTAGTATTATCACGACAATTCCAACAAAAATTTAAAGGAGATGAGTTTAATGTATATAGAGCTTTACGATCTATTAATCCATCACCATATTTGTTTTATTTTGATTATGGAAGCTTTAAGTTAATGGGGTCTTCTCCAGAAGCACAAATTAAGATTAATGAAGGGAAAGCTATTATAAATCCAATAGCAGGAACTTTTAGAAGAACAGGAGATATGGCCGAAGATATTAAGCTTGGTAAAAAATTATCTGAAGATAAAAAAGAAACTGCTGAACACGTAATGTTAGTAGATTTAGCTCGAAATGATTTAAGTAAGCATGCAGATAATGTTAAAGTAGATGTTTTTAAAGAAGTACAATATTTTAGCCATGTTATCCATTTAGTATCTACAGTACAAGGAAAAATAAAAGGAAACCCAATTAAAATAGTTGGAGATACATTTCCTGCAGGAACATTGAGTGGAGCGCCTAAATATAAAGCAATGCAATTAATTGATACTTATGAAAATCAATCACGTGGATTTTATGGAGGAGCAGTTGGTATTATAGGTTTAAATGGTTCTGTGAATTTAGCTATTGCAATACGTTCATTTGTAAGTAAACAAAATGTATTGTATTTCCAAGCTGGAGCAGGAATTGTAATTCATTCAAATGAGGAAAATGAACTACAAGAAGTAAATAATAAATTAGCGGCGTTGAAGAAGGCGTTACTGTTAGCAGAAGAAATATAA
- a CDS encoding aminodeoxychorismate/anthranilate synthase component II gives MKILILDNYDSFTYNLVHMVEDITGQLPDVYRNDEITIKDIEKYNVIILSPGPGIPNEAGILKEVIATYAGRIPIFGVCLGLQAITEVFGGQIENMGEVFHGVATEMKVVDSKATIFKGISEKFEAARYHSWIASKENFPRTIAITAVDEEGEIQAIQHKEFNVSAVQFHPESILTEVGEQIVRNFLENVQ, from the coding sequence ATGAAGATATTAATATTAGATAATTACGATTCGTTTACCTATAATTTAGTACATATGGTGGAAGATATTACAGGGCAGTTACCAGATGTGTATCGTAATGATGAAATAACAATTAAAGACATTGAAAAATATAATGTAATTATATTATCTCCTGGACCAGGAATACCAAATGAAGCTGGTATTTTAAAAGAAGTTATAGCTACTTATGCAGGAAGAATACCAATTTTTGGGGTGTGTTTGGGGTTACAAGCAATAACAGAAGTTTTTGGAGGTCAAATAGAGAACATGGGAGAAGTATTTCATGGTGTTGCAACTGAAATGAAAGTAGTTGATTCAAAAGCAACTATTTTTAAAGGTATTTCAGAAAAATTTGAAGCAGCTAGGTACCATTCTTGGATTGCTTCTAAAGAAAATTTTCCACGAACGATAGCTATCACAGCTGTTGATGAAGAAGGAGAAATTCAAGCTATTCAACATAAAGAGTTTAATGTTTCTGCGGTTCAGTTTCATCCTGAGTCAATTTTAACAGAAGTAGGAGAACAAATTGTAAGAAACTTTTTAGAAAACGTACAGTAA
- the trpD gene encoding anthranilate phosphoribosyltransferase translates to MKEILNELYQHKRLSKQQAKEVLIAIAKENYNEAHLASFLTVFMMRPITVNELAGFREALLELAIKVDLSDYNTIDIVGTGGDGKDTFNISTLTSFVVAGTGQKVAKHGNYSVSSTSGSSDMLESFGYEFTNNEAILKSHLEKANICFLHAPKFHPAMKAVSPVRKALKLKTFFNMLGPLVNPSSPQNQLLGTFNLEVARLYNYILQEEGTNYGIVHALDGYDEVSLTGGFKLFTKKGEELITPQDLNQNTLLQSDIYGGDSVEAAAKIFKAILNGEGTVAQNNVVLTNAAFALTIVDDKKSFEDAFEEAKSSLMGGKAKECLNILIRS, encoded by the coding sequence ATGAAGGAAATATTAAACGAATTATATCAGCATAAACGTTTATCTAAGCAGCAGGCTAAAGAGGTACTTATTGCAATAGCTAAAGAAAACTATAATGAAGCACATTTAGCTTCTTTTTTAACTGTTTTTATGATGCGTCCAATTACCGTTAATGAATTAGCAGGTTTTAGAGAAGCATTATTAGAATTAGCTATAAAAGTAGATTTATCAGATTATAATACTATTGATATTGTAGGTACTGGTGGAGATGGAAAAGATACTTTTAACATTTCTACTTTAACATCATTTGTAGTAGCAGGTACAGGACAAAAAGTAGCTAAGCATGGTAATTATTCAGTTTCTTCCACATCAGGATCATCTGATATGCTGGAAAGTTTTGGCTATGAATTTACAAATAATGAGGCAATATTGAAGTCTCATTTAGAAAAAGCGAATATTTGTTTTTTACATGCTCCAAAGTTTCATCCGGCAATGAAGGCGGTTAGTCCAGTAAGAAAAGCATTGAAGTTAAAAACATTTTTTAATATGCTTGGGCCATTAGTAAATCCAAGTTCGCCACAAAATCAATTATTAGGAACTTTTAATTTAGAAGTGGCTCGTTTGTATAATTATATTTTACAAGAAGAAGGTACAAACTATGGAATTGTTCATGCATTAGATGGATATGATGAAGTATCATTAACAGGAGGGTTTAAACTCTTTACCAAAAAAGGAGAAGAGTTAATAACCCCTCAAGATTTAAATCAGAACACATTATTACAATCAGATATTTATGGAGGTGATTCTGTTGAGGCAGCAGCAAAAATATTTAAAGCCATTTTAAATGGAGAAGGAACAGTAGCACAAAATAATGTGGTTTTAACTAATGCTGCTTTTGCATTGACTATAGTTGATGATAAAAAAAGTTTCGAGGATGCTTTTGAAGAGGCAAAGAGTTCATTGATGGGAGGTAAAGCAAAAGAATGTTTAAATATATTAATTAGAAGTTAG
- the trpC gene encoding indole-3-glycerol phosphate synthase TrpC, with the protein MTILDKIVAFKKKEVAKIKAEIPVKKLVESPNFKNTPLSLKKSLTDSFSTGIIAEFKRQSPSKGVINDKATILEVTKGYLDANVAAQSILTDTSFFGGTMADLMEARTLNQQKPILRKDFVVDGFQIVEAKAIGADAILLIATCLTAQELKNYGQLATDLGLEVLYEVHTQEDLEKISDLDNKIIGINNRNLKTFEVDLEHSIALANQIPSSAVKVSESGISDPRIITGLKEYGFQGFLIGENFMKTENPGQACQEFISQIR; encoded by the coding sequence ATGACAATATTAGATAAAATAGTAGCATTTAAGAAGAAGGAAGTAGCCAAGATAAAGGCTGAAATTCCCGTAAAAAAATTAGTTGAAAGTCCTAATTTTAAAAACACACCACTATCATTAAAAAAATCATTAACAGATTCTTTTTCAACTGGTATTATAGCAGAGTTTAAAAGGCAATCACCATCAAAAGGGGTAATTAATGACAAAGCAACAATATTAGAAGTTACAAAAGGATATTTAGATGCTAATGTTGCTGCGCAGTCTATATTAACAGATACATCGTTTTTTGGGGGAACAATGGCTGATTTAATGGAAGCAAGAACATTAAATCAACAAAAACCAATTTTGCGTAAAGATTTTGTAGTTGATGGGTTTCAAATTGTAGAAGCAAAAGCAATAGGAGCAGATGCTATACTTTTAATAGCAACTTGTTTAACTGCTCAAGAACTAAAAAATTATGGACAATTAGCAACAGACTTAGGTTTAGAGGTTTTATATGAGGTTCATACACAGGAGGATTTAGAAAAAATTAGTGATTTAGACAATAAAATTATAGGAATCAATAATAGAAATTTAAAAACTTTTGAGGTAGACTTAGAGCACTCAATAGCGTTGGCAAATCAAATACCTTCAAGTGCAGTAAAGGTATCTGAAAGTGGAATTTCTGACCCTAGAATTATTACTGGATTAAAAGAATATGGATTTCAAGGTTTTTTAATAGGAGAAAACTTTATGAAAACAGAAAATCCAGGGCAAGCTTGTCAAGAGTTTATTAGTCAAATTCGATAG
- a CDS encoding phosphoribosylanthranilate isomerase, producing MKLKVCGMKYVENIKQVVEINPDYLGFIFYEKSQRNFEGIIPEIPKSIKKVGVFVNEYLEILVSLIEEYKLEVVQLHGDESVAYIKELKKHLPKVKIIKVFGIKNEFEFKTLLPYEEYVDYFLFDTKGKERGGNGITFNWSVLKKYNSTKPYLLSGGIGLEEVNDVKAFLKTPQAKYCVALDVNSKFETAPGKKSIDKLKKFKNKF from the coding sequence ATGAAGCTGAAAGTTTGTGGAATGAAGTATGTAGAAAATATTAAGCAAGTAGTAGAAATTAATCCAGACTATTTAGGCTTTATTTTTTATGAAAAATCTCAAAGAAATTTTGAAGGAATAATTCCTGAAATTCCTAAAAGTATTAAAAAAGTAGGAGTATTTGTAAATGAGTATTTAGAAATATTGGTTTCATTAATTGAAGAATATAAATTAGAAGTTGTTCAATTACATGGTGATGAATCTGTAGCATACATTAAAGAGTTAAAGAAGCATTTACCAAAAGTAAAAATTATAAAAGTTTTTGGAATTAAAAATGAATTTGAGTTTAAAACTTTACTTCCTTATGAAGAGTATGTAGATTATTTTTTATTTGATACTAAAGGAAAAGAAAGAGGAGGAAATGGAATAACGTTTAATTGGAGTGTATTAAAAAAATATAACTCAACAAAGCCATATTTATTAAGTGGAGGAATAGGTTTAGAAGAAGTAAACGATGTAAAGGCATTTTTAAAAACTCCACAAGCAAAATACTGTGTTGCTTTAGATGTAAATAGCAAGTTTGAAACAGCACCAGGAAAGAAATCAATAGATAAATTAAAGAAATTTAAAAACAAATTTTAG
- the trpB gene encoding tryptophan synthase subunit beta codes for MKFQPDENGYYGQFGGAFVPELLYPNVKELEDNYIDIINSEAFQKEYKDLLKHYVGRPSPLYLAKRLSEKYGATIYLKREDLNHTGAHKVNNTIGQILIAKQLGKTKIIAETGAGQHGVASATVCALMGLECIVFMGEIDIKRQAPNVARMKMLGAKVIPATSGSKTLKDATNEAIRYWIQHPDTYYLIGSVVGPHPYPDMVARLQAVISEEMKIQLKEQTGKENPDAIIACVGGGSNAAGAFYHYLEDSSVELIAVEAAGLGVDSGESAATSQLGEVGVIHGSKTILMQDEYGQIEEPYSISAGLDYPGVGPLHAFLHETKRAKFMNATDKEALDAAYELTKIEGIIPALETAHALAVLAKMDLKKDQTIVINLSGRGDKDLETYIKHLEE; via the coding sequence ATGAAATTTCAACCAGATGAAAATGGGTATTACGGGCAGTTTGGAGGAGCTTTTGTTCCTGAGTTGTTATATCCAAATGTAAAAGAGTTAGAAGATAATTATATAGATATTATTAATTCTGAAGCATTTCAAAAAGAGTATAAAGATTTATTAAAACACTATGTAGGTCGTCCAAGTCCTTTGTATTTAGCTAAGCGATTGTCAGAAAAATATGGAGCTACTATTTATTTAAAACGTGAAGACTTAAATCACACAGGAGCCCATAAAGTTAATAATACAATTGGGCAAATTTTAATTGCAAAGCAATTAGGTAAAACTAAAATTATAGCAGAAACAGGTGCTGGACAGCATGGTGTAGCATCAGCAACAGTTTGTGCATTAATGGGGTTAGAATGTATTGTTTTCATGGGAGAAATAGACATTAAACGTCAAGCACCAAATGTAGCTCGAATGAAAATGCTAGGAGCTAAAGTAATTCCTGCCACCAGTGGAAGTAAAACATTAAAAGATGCCACCAACGAAGCTATTCGTTATTGGATTCAACATCCAGATACCTATTATTTAATTGGTTCTGTTGTAGGGCCACATCCATATCCTGATATGGTAGCACGATTGCAAGCAGTGATTTCTGAAGAAATGAAAATACAGTTAAAAGAACAAACAGGGAAAGAAAACCCAGATGCTATTATAGCTTGTGTTGGAGGAGGAAGTAATGCTGCTGGGGCTTTTTATCATTACTTAGAAGATTCATCAGTAGAATTAATAGCTGTTGAAGCAGCTGGTTTAGGAGTTGATTCAGGAGAAAGTGCGGCAACTTCTCAATTAGGTGAAGTAGGAGTTATTCATGGAAGTAAAACTATTTTAATGCAGGATGAGTACGGGCAAATTGAAGAACCATATTCAATTTCAGCAGGATTAGATTATCCTGGTGTTGGTCCGTTGCATGCTTTTTTACATGAAACTAAGCGAGCAAAGTTTATGAACGCTACTGATAAAGAAGCATTAGATGCAGCTTATGAACTAACAAAAATAGAAGGAATTATACCAGCGTTGGAAACTGCGCATGCTTTAGCAGTATTAGCTAAAATGGATTTGAAAAAAGATCAAACCATAGTAATTAATCTTTCTGGTAGAGGGGACAAAGATTTAGAAACATATATTAAACATTTGGAAGAATAG
- the trpA gene encoding tryptophan synthase subunit alpha — translation MNSIQNIFNQKDKDLLSIFFTAGFPKLNDTSKIIEELEANGVDFIEVGLPYSDPLADGPTIQHSSSVALNNGMNLDVVFEQLEAIKDTNKTPLVLMGYVNQIIKYGEEAFCQKVKDCGIDTIIIPDLPMVEYENHYQDLFKKYGISNVFLITPNTSQERIKKIDSLTDTFIYVVASASITGAKGEVSEKQVAYFNRIKAMELKSKLIVGFGISDNKTFTTACRYANGAIIGSAFIKELDKHSINGIASFVKTVKNC, via the coding sequence ATGAATTCAATACAAAATATATTTAATCAGAAAGATAAAGACTTATTGTCTATTTTCTTTACAGCTGGCTTTCCTAAGCTTAATGACACTTCAAAAATAATTGAAGAGTTGGAAGCTAATGGAGTTGATTTTATAGAAGTAGGGTTACCTTACTCTGATCCATTAGCTGATGGACCAACCATTCAGCATAGTAGTTCTGTTGCTTTAAATAATGGAATGAATCTAGATGTAGTTTTCGAACAATTAGAAGCGATAAAAGATACTAATAAAACACCTTTGGTATTAATGGGCTATGTAAATCAAATTATTAAATATGGAGAAGAAGCTTTCTGTCAAAAAGTAAAGGATTGTGGTATAGATACTATTATCATTCCAGATTTACCAATGGTAGAATATGAGAACCATTATCAAGATTTATTTAAAAAATATGGAATTAGTAATGTGTTTTTAATAACACCTAATACATCTCAAGAACGTATTAAAAAGATAGATAGTTTAACTGATACTTTTATATATGTAGTGGCGTCAGCATCAATAACTGGGGCTAAAGGTGAAGTTTCTGAAAAACAGGTAGCTTATTTTAATAGAATAAAAGCAATGGAATTAAAAAGTAAATTAATTGTGGGCTTTGGTATTTCAGATAATAAAACTTTTACAACTGCTTGTAGATATGCAAATGGAGCAATTATAGGTTCTGCATTTATAAAAGAGTTAGATAAACATTCTATTAACGGAATAGCAAGTTTTGTGAAAACTGTTAAGAATTGTTAA